From Micromonospora carbonacea:
TGGCGCAACTGGGCCGGCAACCAGCGCAGCACCGCCACCACCATCCTCCGCCCCCGTACGATCGCCGACGTCGCCGCCGCCGTCCAGGCCGCCGCCGCTGCCGGCGAGCGGATCCGGCCCGTCGGCAGCGGCCACTCCTTCACGGCCGTGGCGTGCGCCGACGACCGCCGGATGGAGCTGACCGACCTCGACACCGAGACCCGGGTCGACCGCGACCGACGCCTGGTCACCGTACCGGCAGGGATGCCCCTGCACCGACTCAACGCCCTGCTCGCCGGGCACGGGCTGGCGCTGCCCAACCTCGGCGACATCGACGCGCAGACCGTCGCCGGGGCGATCTCCACCGGCACCCACGGCACCGGCGCGGCCTACGGCTGCCTGTCGACCTTCGTCGAGGCGCTCACCCTGATCACCGGCACCGGGGAGGTGCTGCACTGCTCCGCCGACGAACACCCGGACGTCTTCGCCGCCGCCCGCGTCTCCCTCGGCGCCCTCGGCGTGCTGACCGAGGTGACCCTGCGCGTCGTCGACGCGTTCGTGCTGCGCGCCCACGAACGCCCCGCCGCCCTCGACGACGTCCTCGCCGACCTGCCCACGCTGGTCGCCGCGCACGACCACGCCGAGTTCTTCTGGTTCCCCTACACCGACCGGGTGCAGCTCAAGACCAACGACCGGGTGCCCGCCGACGACCGGCCGCTGCCCCGCTGGCGGGCCTGGCTCGACGACGACTTCCTCGCCAACACCATCTTCGCCGGCCTCTGCCGGCTCGGCCGCGCCGCGCCGCGCCTGGTGCCCGCGATCAACGCGGCCTCCGCCCGGGCGCTCAGCGAACGCACCTACACCGGCCGCTCCGACGCGGTCTTCTGCACCCCGCGCCGGGTCCGCTTCATGGAGATGGAGTACGGCCTGCCGCGCGCCGCCCTGCCCGAGGCCCTGGCCGAGGTGCGCCGCATCGTCGACAGGCTCCCGTTCAAGGTGCAGTTCCCCGTCGAGGTGCGCTTCACCGCCGGCGACGACATCTGGCTCTCCCACGGGTACGCGCGCGACTCGGCGTACATCGCCGTCCACCAGTACCTCGGCGCGCCCTACGAGCCGTACTTCCGGGCCGTCGAGGAGGCCGCCGCCGGGCTGGGCGGCCGCCCCCACTGGGGCAAGCTGCACTGGCGCGACGCGGAGTCACTGGCACCGGCGTACCCGAAGTTCGCCGACTTCCGCTCCGTCCGCCACCGCCTGGACCCGCAGGGAGTCTTCGACTCCCCCCACCTGACCACCCTCCTGGGCCCCTGACAGGCACCCCTCGCAAATCTTGGAAGAAACTGGCCCTTGGAGGGGCCGGAATCTTCCAAGATTGTCTCGACGGCGTCAGCCGGGCCAGCCGGCGGCACGCAGGGCGGCGCGCAACTGGTCCACCACCTCCTCGGGGCGGTCGCGGACGGCCCAGGACGGGAAGCGGAGCACCCGGTCGCCGTCGATCCAGAGCGCATTCTGCCGGCGCATGTCGGCCCACGCCGCGCGGGGATCGAGGTGCTGACCACCGTCGACCTCGACGTGCACCCCCCACTCGTCGAAGTAGGCGTCGAGGTAGCGACGCCGCCCGGTAGCGTCGCATCGAACCTTCTGCCGGGTCGGCTCGGGCAGCCCGGCGCGCCGGACGAGGCCCAGGAAGCCCAACTCGGCGAGGGAGTGCGCGCCGCCGGCCGCGTCTGCGGCGGTGCCCAGGATCAGCCTCCGCCGGCGGGCCCGGGGCAGCCGGTCGAGCACCCGTCGCAGGTCGTCGCCACCGACCAGGCGCTGTTGGAAGCCGGCGGCGATCACCGCCCTGGCCTCGTCGTCGCTTCCGGCCCACTGCGCGGCGTCGACGATCGACCGGGCCGGCATCGTGCGGCGGGGCTGCCCGATGGCGTACACGTCCTCGTCCGGTAGGCAGGTCGTCCGGTGTGCCACGACTCCCGGCGGCAGCGGCCCTCGCCGACGGTCGGCCGGCAGCAGCAGGTGGACGGGGCGACCGGGGAAGCCACGCAACCCACCCGCTTGGGCGGCGGTCAGCCCACCGAGCACCGCCGCCGGTCCGGCGGCGAGCACGCCGATCCACCGGAGCTGATCAGCGCCCACCGGACCGTTGTGGGTCACGAACACCGCCCGGTGCACCTGCCGCCAGCGGTGGCTGTCGACCCGGTGCCGGATCGCCTTGCGGGATAGGTGCCGCAGCGCCTGGCCGAGGCTGATCACCTCGTCCTGGTGGAAGAGCAGCCAGGTCAGCTCGTCGGCGTCGTCGCCCGGCAGCGCCCGCCGCCACCCCGCCCAGCCCCGCCCGCCACGAAGACCCACGACAGAAACCCTGCCGCACGGCCCGCCACCCCCGCTGCCCCTGTGGACAACGGCGAGATCTTGGAAGAATGTGGCCCCTCCGGGGGCCTGAGTCTTCCAAGATCTCAGGTGGTGGCTTTTCTGGGGGGTGTCGCCTTCTTGGCCGGGGTCGCCTTCTTGGTCGCCGTGGACTTCGCAGCCGCCGTCGTCTTCGTGGCGGCGGCGGTCTTCTTCGCCGCCGTGGTCTTCTTCGTGGCCGTCGTCTTCTTCGCAGCCGGGGCCTTCTTCGCCGCCGCCTTCTTCTTCGGGGCCGGGCCCTTCGCCCGCTTCTCGGCGAGCATCTCGGAGGCTTCCTCGACGGTCAGCGCCTCCGGGGTCTGCCCCCGCCGCAGGGACGCGTTGAACTCGCCGTCGGTCACGTACGGGCCGAACCGGCCGTCCTTGATCACCAGCGGCTTCTCGGTCAGCGGGTCGACGCCCATCTCCCGCAGCGGCGGCGCGGCGGCCCGACGCTGGCGGGTCTTCGGGGCGGCCAGCAGGGCCAGCGCCTCGTCCAGCGTGACGGTGAACATCTTGTCTTCCGAGTCCAGCGAGCGGAACTCGTCGCCCTGCTTGACGTACGGGCCGTAGCGGCCGTTGTTGGCGAGGACCTCCGCGCCGTCGGGGGCCACCCCAACCAGCCGGGGCAGGCTGAGCAGCTTCAACGCCTCGTCGAGGGTGAGCGAGTCCGGCGACTGCGTGCGCAGCAGCGACGACTTGCGTTCACCGCTGGCCACGTACGGGCCGAACCGGCCGGACTTGAGCAGGATCGGCTCACCGGTCGACGGGTCGTCGCCGAGCTTGCGCTCGCCGCCCCCGCCGAGGAACAGCTCGTGCACCTTCTCCGGGGTCAGCTCGTCGGGGGCCAGCCCCTCGGGGATCGGCGCCCGGTCACCCTGGCCGCCGCCCTCCTCGCCCTCACCGTGGGCCGCCGGCTCCTCGCCGGGCACGCCCCGCTGGAGGTACGGCCCGTAGCGCCCCACCCGGACGACGACCTCGCGGCCCTCGTCGTCGGTGTGCAGGGGGATCGAGTTGACGCTGCGCGCGTCGATCTCGCTGAGGTTCTCCGTGACCAGCTTCTTCAGCCCGCCGGAGCGCGCGATGTCCTGGTCACCCGCCCCGTTGGAGCTGCCGAAGTAGAACGCGGTGAGGAAGTCGACGGCGGCGTGGTCGCCACCGGCGATCTCGTCCAGCTCGTTCTCCATGCTGGCGGTGAAGTTGTAGTCGACCAGCCGGGGGTAGTGCCGCTCCAGCAGGCCGATCACCGCGAACGCCAGGAACGACGGGATGAGCGCCTGGCCGCGCTTGCTGACGTACCCCCGGTCCTGGATCGTCTGCATGATCGACGCGTAGGTGGAGGGGCGGCCGATGCCCAGCTCCTCCAGGGCCTTGACCAGCGACGCCTCCGTGTACCGCGACGGCGGCTGGGTGTGGTGGCCCTGGGCGGCCAGCTCGTCGGCGGTCAGCGGCTGGTCCTTGACCAGGTTGGGCAGCCGGCGCTCGGCGTCCTCGGCCTCGGCGTTCTCGTCGTCGGACGACTCGACGTACGCGCGCAGGAAGCCCGGGTCGGTGATCGTCTTGCCGGTCGCGCCGAAGTCGGCCTCCTCGCTGGCGGAGGAGACGGCGCGGATCCGCACCGAGACGCTGGAGCCGACGGCGTCGGTCATCTGCGAGGCGATGGTGCGCCGCCAGATCAGCTCGTAGAGCTTGAACTCCTCGCCGGACAGCTCCCGGGCCACCTCGCCCGGGGTGCGGAAGTTGTCCCCCGCCGGGCGGATCGCCTCGTGCGCCTCCTGCGCGTTCTTCACCTTGCCGGTGTAGCGGCGCGGCTCCGGCGGCACGCTGCGCTCGCCGTACAGCTCGACGATCTGCCGACGGGCCGCCGCGATGGCGGTCTCCGACAGGTTCACCGAGTCGGTACGCATGTAGGTGATGTAGCCGTTCTCGTAGAGCCGCTGCGCGGTGCGCATCGTCTGCTGCGACGAGAACCGCAGCTTGCGGGCCGCCTCCTGCTGGAGGGTGGAGGTGATGAACGGCGCGTACGGGCGGCGGCGGTAGGGCTTCTCCTCGACCCGGGTGACCGTGAACGGCCGCCCCGCGAGGCGGGCCGCCAGCCCACGCGCGCCGCCCTCGTCGAGGTGCACGACGCCCGCGCCGGGCCGCACCTTGCCGGTGGTCGGCTCGAAGTCCTTGCCGGTGGCGATCCGGTCGCCGTTCAGCGCGACGAGGGTGGCGTTGAAGGTGCGCGGCCCCTCGCCCGGCCTCGCCACAGCGAGGGTGGCCAGGATGTCCCAGTATTCGGCGGTGCGGAAGGCCATCCGCTGCCGCTCGCGCTCGACCACGATCCGGGTCGCCACGGACTGCACCCGGCCCGCCGAGAGCTTCGGCATGACCTTCTTCCACAGCACCGGGGAGACCTCGTAGCCGTAGAGCCGGTCGAGGATGCGCCGGGCCTCCTGCGCGTCGACCAGGTCCCGGTCGATCTCGCGGGGGTTGGCCACCGCCGCCTGGATCGCCGGCTTGGTGATCTCGTGGAAGACCATCCGCTTGACCGGCACCTTGGGCTTCAACGTCTCCACCAGGTGCCAGGCGATCGCCTCGCCCTCGCGGTCCTCGTCGGTGGCCAGGAAGATCTCGTCGACCTCCTTGGCCAGCTTGACCAGCTTGCTGATCTGCTGGCGGCGGTCGGGCGAGACCACGTAGAGGGCGTGGAAGCCGTTGTCGACGTCCACCCCGAGCCGGGCCCACGGCTCGCCCTTGTACTTGGCGGGCACGTCGGCGGCGTTGCGTGGCAGGTCGCGGACGTGACCGAAGCTGGCCTCCACGACGTACCCCGGGCCGAGATAGCCCGAGATCGTCTTGGCCTTCGCCGGTGACTCGACGATGACCAGACGGGTGGTCCTGGCGTTGCTCGGCACGTCTCCTGCGACCTCACTCCTGCTCGTGGCCGGCCGATCCGGGGCGCGGACCACCCGCGGTCCGCCGGAACCGCCGGCGGTCCGGATGTCCAACGTAACGCGCCGTCCGGGTTCCGGGTTTCGCGGGCGGCAAACCGCCCACGCCGCTTCCCGGGGCACCGGCGACGGTCTTGCCGGACGGCGCCACCGTACACCGTGGGTAGGCCCTCGGGCGGGCCACTGTGACGACGCCGCCTCTCGGTGGACGCCCGACCAGCCGCTCCGCCGTCGTCGCCCGACGGCCGGAGTGTCCTTGATCGGACACCGGGGGAGGCCCGGCCGGCGACGTTCCGGCCGGCTCGGGGCGTGCCGCCCCGCCCGGCTCAGCCGGCGGCGGGCCAGTCGGCTCAGGGGGCGGCGGGCCAGTCGGCGGCGGGCGCGGCGGGTGGGCGGTCGCCGATGAGGTCGGCGAGGCGGGCCAACCGGCGGCGGCCCGTGATCCGGTACGCCGGCCCGCCCGCCTGCGCGTCGAGCAGCACCGCCGGCAGGCCGACGGCGGCCAGGGCCGCGCCGGCCGGTTCCCGGCAGTGCTCGTCCGCCGCGCCGAGGCGGAGCAGGAACCCGGGCGGGTCGGCCGCCCCGGCGGCGGCCACCCAGAGCCGCAGCCGGCGGCCGTTGAGGTGGAACCCGGCGGGCGGCCGTTTCACCTCACCCGCCGTCGGCGGGTCGCGCAGCCAGGCCAGCGCGAGCGGCGCGAGGGTGCTCGCGTACGAGGTGCGCACCAGGTGCCGGCCGTCGGGGGTCGCCTCCCAGGTCGCGGCGATGCCGCGCCGGGACAGCTCGGCGACGAGCACGTGCACCCGCCAGGCGGCGTCCAGCACGATCGACAGCCGGGCGGTGCCGCCCATTCGGGACACCTCCCCTGGCCCGGCGAGCAGCCCGGCCAGGTCGGCGACGGACGGGTCCGCCGCCTCGGCGCCGAACAGGGAGAGCTGCCGCACCGGGTCGGGTGGTCGGTCGGGGGACGTCAGCGGCACTCCGGGACCTCGTCGAAGGCCTGTCTGAGCTCTTCGGAGTCGAGCCGGCTGGTGTCCAGCGCGCTGGCGTCGTACTCCTTGTCGAGGGTCTCCACGGCCGCGCGCACCCCGTCGTAGAAGGCGGTGGCCTCGCCGGTGCCCAGCCCGTCGATGGTGTCGCGGGCCCGGCCGTACGCGTCGCGCACCTTGCCCAGGGACGCCTGGAAGCGGGCCGAGATCTCCTCGCCGTGCTCGGTCTCGGGGACGCCGGCCTGGTCGATCTTGCGGCGGGCGGTCTCGCTGGCGTCCGCCGCGCCGGCAAAGAGCCGCACCAGGTTCTCCTTCGCCTGCGCCGGGGTGGTCTGCGCGGTCATCTGCTGCTGGGTGCTGCTGGTCAGCTTGTTGATCTCGGCCCGCCACGGGCTGAGCGCCTCGCAGACCGACGCCGCCCACGCCCGCGGGCTGGGGCCGCCGCCGCACGCGGCCAGCGCCAGGACGAGCGTGGCGAGGACCGCCGTCAGCTTTCCGGCGGTCGCCGCCCGGCACGTGCGCATGCGTTGCAGCGTACGGCCTCCGCGCCGTCGTGCCACGGGTCGGTTTGCCGCCCCGGGCCCGCCACGGGGGTGCGGGCTCCCGGCCGGCGGTGGTCGACCGGCCGGGAACCCGCTGTGTCACCGCTCAGGCGTTGACCGTCTCCGGCCGCTGGTCGGCGCTGCCGGCGCCGGTGCCGCTGTCGTCGGAGTCGCCCATCGCGATGCCCTTGCGCTTGCTGAACACCACCGCCGCCACGACGATCAGCGTGGCCACCACCGCGATGCCGACGCGGAGGCCGACGTTGCGGTCGTCGCCGACGCTCCACGCCACGACGGCCGGCGCGATCAGCAGCGAGACCAGGTTCATCACCTTGATCAGCGGGTTGATCGCCGGGCCGGCGGTGTCCTTGAACGGGTCGCCGACGGTGTCGCCGATGACCGTGGCGGCGTGCGACTCGGAGCCCTTGCCGCCGTACGCGCCGTCCTCGACGAGCTTCTTGGCGTTGTCCCACGCGCCGCCGGAGTTGGACAGGAACACCGCCATCAGGGTGCCGGCGCCGATCGCCCCGGCCAGGTACGCGGCCAGCGCGCCCGGCCCGAGGCCGAAGCCGACGGCGATCGGGGCGAGGATGGCGAGCAGGCCGGGGGTCATCAGCTCGCGCTGCGCGTCCCGGGTGCAGATGTCGACGACCTTGCCGTACTCGGGGCGCTGGGTGCGGTCCATGATGCCGGGCAGCTCGCGGAACTGCCGGCGCACCTCCATCACCACCGCCCCCGCCGAGCGGGACACCGCGTTGATGGCCAGCCCGGAGAAGAGGAACACCACGGCCGCGCCGATGATCAGGCCGACGAGGTTGCGCGGGTTCGCCACGTTCAGCGAGTTGAGGATCTCCGCGCCGACGTCGCCGACGCCCGCGTCCGAGTACGCCGTGCGCAGCGTGTCGGTGTACGAGCCGAACAGCGCCGTCGCCGCCAGGACGGCGGTGGCGATCGCGATGCCCTTGGTGATCGCCTTGGTGGTGTTGCCGACCGCGTCCAGCTCGGTGAGGATGCGGGCCCCGTTCTCGTCGATGTCGCCGGACATCTCGGCCACGCCCTGCGCGTTGTCGGAGATCGGGCCGAAGGTGTCCATCGCGACGATCACGCCGACGGTGGTGAGCAGGCCGGTGCCGGCCAGGGCCACCGCGAACAGCGACAGGGTGATGGAGCTGCCGCCCAGCAGGAACGCGCCGAAGACGCCCGCGCCGATCAGCAGCGCCGAGTAGACGGCCGACTCCAGGCCGACGCTGATGCCGGCGAGGATGACGGTCGCCGGGCCGGTCTGCGAGCTCTTGCCGATGTCCTGCACCGGGCGGCGGTTGGTCTCGGTGAAGTAGCCGGTGAGCGCCTGGATCGCGGCGGCCAGCACGATGCCGATGATCACGGCGGCGATGGTCACGCCGCGCGGGCCCAGCGGCGGGTCGCCGGCGTCGACGCCGAGGCTGGCCCGCCACTCGGGACCGAGCAGGTCGGCCCAGGTCGGCTTGAGGTAGACGAAGGAGGCGACCGCCACCAGCACCGCCGAGAACAGGGCGGAGAGGTAGAACGCCCGGTTGATCGCGGTGAGCCCGTTGCGGTCGGAGGCGCGCAGCCGGGTGATGAAGACGCCGACGATCGCCACCAGCACGCCGATCGTGGAGATGATCAGCGGGAGGACGAGGCCGTCGTTGCCGAACGCGGCCCGGCCGAGGATCAGCGCGGCGACCAGCGTGACCGCGTACGACTCGAAGAGGTCGGCGGCCATGCCGGCGCAGTCGCCGACGTTGTCGCCCACGTTGTCGGCGATGGTGGCGGCGTTGCGCGGGTCGTCCTCGGGGATGCCCTGCTCGACCTTGCCGACCAGGTCGGCGCCGACGTCGGCGGCCTTGGTGAAGATGCCCCCGCCGACCCGCATGAACATGGCGAGCAGGGCGGCGCCGAAGCCGAAGCCCTCCAGCACGGTCGGCGCGTCGCCCTTGAACAGCAGGACGACCAGCGCCGCGCCGAACAGGCCGAGGCCGACGGTGAGGAAGCCGACCACGCCGCCGGTGCGGAAGGCGATCTTCATGGCGCCCTCCCGGCCGCCGGTCGCCTCCCGGGCCGCGGCGGCGACCCGCAGGTTCGCGCGGGTGGCCAGCCACATGCCGGCCCCGCCGATGAACGCGCTGAACAGGGCGCCCACCACGAAGAAGGCGGACCGGCCGATCTTCACCGCCAGCTCGCTGCCGTCGGTGTCGTGCACCGGCAACAGGAAGAGCAGCACCACGGCGATCACCACGAAGATCGCGAGGGTCCTGAACTGCCGGAGCAGGTAGGCCGACGCCCCCTCCTGCACCGCTCCGGAGATCTCCTGCATGTTGGTGGTGCCCTTACCGGCTGCCAGCACGGCCTTGGTCAAGGCGGCGGCGAAGACGAGTGCCACCAGCGCGATGACCGCGGCGATGACGACGTACGTCAGGTTGGCTCCGGTAAGGGACAGTGCGCCGCCGTCGGCGGCCATGGTCCCGGACATCTGTGTCCTCCTGTACCGAACACTCGCGCCGGCCGGTGGAGACGCACGGACCGACGCCTGGATGCGGACTCGCAAGCGCGCCAACCCACTCCAGCGGACCAGCGATGAACACCCATACCCGCTGGCTGCGGGAAGGATCACTTGCTGACAACCCGCGTACTGTAGCCCTCCGTAGTGCCAGAGGTCACATTGAGGGGCACCCTGTTCGGATGATCTTCGTCGCTGTGTTACGCGAAGAATTCTGATATAAGCCCCGACCACGACGAACGGGCCGCCCTCCCGGTCGGGAGTGCGGCCCTGAGCAGGCAATCAGTGAGTTGAGCGCGGAGTCAGCCCGGACGACTGATCATGCAATCAGCGAGGGTTGAGCAGAGAGTCAGCGATGCACCGGCCATACCATGCGGACCTCCGTGCCGACGCCCTCCTCGACGGGGCGCACCTGAAGATCCTCGACGAAACCGGCCAGCAGCGCGAAGCCCACGCCGGTGGTCAGATCGTCCTCGTTGAGCGACTCGTTGGCGAGCTGGTCGGCGTCCAGCGCGGCCAGGCCGATGCTCGCCTCGATCGGCGCCCGGTCCACCACCCGCACCGCGTACGCCCCGCTGTCGGACATCTCCACGAGCACCGGATCCGGCACGTTGTACTGCCGGTGCAGGGCCACCGCCCGGGTGCACGCCTCGCCGATGGCCAACCGCACCTCGTCGAGCAGGTCCTCACGGACGCCGGCGCGGCGGGCCACCGCGACACCGACCAGCCGGGCGGTGCGCACGTGCACCGGGGCCGGCGAGAAGGAGAGCCGGACCGTCGCCATCAGGCGCCGGAGCCGGTCGGATCGGCCCCGATCGCCGCGTCGACGGTCGGGTACAACGGGAAGACCTGATCCAGGGCCGTGATCCGGAAGATCTTGAGCAGCGGCTCCTTGCCACAGACCAGCGCGAAGCTGCCGCCGGCCGCGCGCAGCCGCTTCAGCGCGCCCACCAGCACGCCCAGGCCCGTGGAGTCGAGGAAGTCGACCCGCCCCAGGTCGACCACGACGTGCCGGGCCCCGCCGTCGATCAGCTCCAGCAGCCGTTCCCGCAGGCGAGGGGCCGTGTAGACGTCGACCTCACCGCCGACCTCGAGCACCGTGTGCTCCCCCACGGCACGGGTCGCCAGCGACAGCTCCATCGGTCCTCCTCGCAAGAGTCGTAAACTCTCCTGGGCATCTAACCATCCCCGCCGGGGCCGTCCGCGAGGTCACCGGCGAAGGGCTCCCCCTTACCCACACCCCCGCCGGTCAACTCCGAACACTTGTGCGAGAGTGCAGGACATGCCCCCCGCAGCCACCGTAGCCGCAGGCCACGGCCCCGACCGCCCGCCCGGCGCGGCCCCGGCCGAGCTGCTGCGTCGGCTGCGCGCGCGCACCGGCGGCGACGCCGACCCGGTCACCCACGTCGAGCGGGTGCCGGCCCGGCCCGGCGAGCAGGCGTCGTGGCCGCCGTGGGCCCCCGAGGAACTGCGCGCGGCGTTCGCCCGCCGCGGCGTCGTCGCGCCCTGGCGGCACCAGGCCGAGGCCGCCGACCTGGCGTACGCGGGCACGCACGTCGTCGTCGCCACCGGCACGGCGTCCGGCAAGTCCCTGGCGTACCAGCTTCCCGCGCTGGCCACCCTGCTCGCCGACCCCCGGGCCACCGTGCTCTACCTCGCGCCGACCAAGGCGCTCGCCGCCGACCAGTTGCGCGCCGTCGCCGGCCTGGACCTCGACGGGGTACGCCCCGCCACCTACGACGGGGACACCCCGCGCGCCGAGCGGGAGTGGATCCGCCGGCACTCGCGGTTCGTGCTGACCAACCCCGACATGCTGCACCACGGCATCCTCCCCGGGCACGCGCACTGGT
This genomic window contains:
- a CDS encoding STAS domain-containing protein, which gives rise to MELSLATRAVGEHTVLEVGGEVDVYTAPRLRERLLELIDGGARHVVVDLGRVDFLDSTGLGVLVGALKRLRAAGGSFALVCGKEPLLKIFRITALDQVFPLYPTVDAAIGADPTGSGA
- a CDS encoding ATP-binding protein, which codes for MMATVRLSFSPAPVHVRTARLVGVAVARRAGVREDLLDEVRLAIGEACTRAVALHRQYNVPDPVLVEMSDSGAYAVRVVDRAPIEASIGLAALDADQLANESLNEDDLTTGVGFALLAGFVEDLQVRPVEEGVGTEVRMVWPVHR
- a CDS encoding DUF559 domain-containing protein encodes the protein MGLRGGRGWAGWRRALPGDDADELTWLLFHQDEVISLGQALRHLSRKAIRHRVDSHRWRQVHRAVFVTHNGPVGADQLRWIGVLAAGPAAVLGGLTAAQAGGLRGFPGRPVHLLLPADRRRGPLPPGVVAHRTTCLPDEDVYAIGQPRRTMPARSIVDAAQWAGSDDEARAVIAAGFQQRLVGGDDLRRVLDRLPRARRRRLILGTAADAAGGAHSLAELGFLGLVRRAGLPEPTRQKVRCDATGRRRYLDAYFDEWGVHVEVDGGQHLDPRAAWADMRRQNALWIDGDRVLRFPSWAVRDRPEEVVDQLRAALRAAGWPG
- the topA gene encoding type I DNA topoisomerase, whose product is MPSNARTTRLVIVESPAKAKTISGYLGPGYVVEASFGHVRDLPRNAADVPAKYKGEPWARLGVDVDNGFHALYVVSPDRRQQISKLVKLAKEVDEIFLATDEDREGEAIAWHLVETLKPKVPVKRMVFHEITKPAIQAAVANPREIDRDLVDAQEARRILDRLYGYEVSPVLWKKVMPKLSAGRVQSVATRIVVERERQRMAFRTAEYWDILATLAVARPGEGPRTFNATLVALNGDRIATGKDFEPTTGKVRPGAGVVHLDEGGARGLAARLAGRPFTVTRVEEKPYRRRPYAPFITSTLQQEAARKLRFSSQQTMRTAQRLYENGYITYMRTDSVNLSETAIAAARRQIVELYGERSVPPEPRRYTGKVKNAQEAHEAIRPAGDNFRTPGEVARELSGEEFKLYELIWRRTIASQMTDAVGSSVSVRIRAVSSASEEADFGATGKTITDPGFLRAYVESSDDENAEAEDAERRLPNLVKDQPLTADELAAQGHHTQPPSRYTEASLVKALEELGIGRPSTYASIMQTIQDRGYVSKRGQALIPSFLAFAVIGLLERHYPRLVDYNFTASMENELDEIAGGDHAAVDFLTAFYFGSSNGAGDQDIARSGGLKKLVTENLSEIDARSVNSIPLHTDDEGREVVVRVGRYGPYLQRGVPGEEPAAHGEGEEGGGQGDRAPIPEGLAPDELTPEKVHELFLGGGGERKLGDDPSTGEPILLKSGRFGPYVASGERKSSLLRTQSPDSLTLDEALKLLSLPRLVGVAPDGAEVLANNGRYGPYVKQGDEFRSLDSEDKMFTVTLDEALALLAAPKTRQRRAAAPPLREMGVDPLTEKPLVIKDGRFGPYVTDGEFNASLRRGQTPEALTVEEASEMLAEKRAKGPAPKKKAAAKKAPAAKKTTATKKTTAAKKTAAATKTTAAAKSTATKKATPAKKATPPRKATT
- a CDS encoding sodium-translocating pyrophosphatase, whose amino-acid sequence is MSGTMAADGGALSLTGANLTYVVIAAVIALVALVFAAALTKAVLAAGKGTTNMQEISGAVQEGASAYLLRQFRTLAIFVVIAVVLLFLLPVHDTDGSELAVKIGRSAFFVVGALFSAFIGGAGMWLATRANLRVAAAAREATGGREGAMKIAFRTGGVVGFLTVGLGLFGAALVVLLFKGDAPTVLEGFGFGAALLAMFMRVGGGIFTKAADVGADLVGKVEQGIPEDDPRNAATIADNVGDNVGDCAGMAADLFESYAVTLVAALILGRAAFGNDGLVLPLIISTIGVLVAIVGVFITRLRASDRNGLTAINRAFYLSALFSAVLVAVASFVYLKPTWADLLGPEWRASLGVDAGDPPLGPRGVTIAAVIIGIVLAAAIQALTGYFTETNRRPVQDIGKSSQTGPATVILAGISVGLESAVYSALLIGAGVFGAFLLGGSSITLSLFAVALAGTGLLTTVGVIVAMDTFGPISDNAQGVAEMSGDIDENGARILTELDAVGNTTKAITKGIAIATAVLAATALFGSYTDTLRTAYSDAGVGDVGAEILNSLNVANPRNLVGLIIGAAVVFLFSGLAINAVSRSAGAVVMEVRRQFRELPGIMDRTQRPEYGKVVDICTRDAQRELMTPGLLAILAPIAVGFGLGPGALAAYLAGAIGAGTLMAVFLSNSGGAWDNAKKLVEDGAYGGKGSESHAATVIGDTVGDPFKDTAGPAINPLIKVMNLVSLLIAPAVVAWSVGDDRNVGLRVGIAVVATLIVVAAVVFSKRKGIAMGDSDDSGTGAGSADQRPETVNA
- a CDS encoding D-arabinono-1,4-lactone oxidase, with amino-acid sequence MGSTTPPSPHWRNWAGNQRSTATTILRPRTIADVAAAVQAAAAAGERIRPVGSGHSFTAVACADDRRMELTDLDTETRVDRDRRLVTVPAGMPLHRLNALLAGHGLALPNLGDIDAQTVAGAISTGTHGTGAAYGCLSTFVEALTLITGTGEVLHCSADEHPDVFAAARVSLGALGVLTEVTLRVVDAFVLRAHERPAALDDVLADLPTLVAAHDHAEFFWFPYTDRVQLKTNDRVPADDRPLPRWRAWLDDDFLANTIFAGLCRLGRAAPRLVPAINAASARALSERTYTGRSDAVFCTPRRVRFMEMEYGLPRAALPEALAEVRRIVDRLPFKVQFPVEVRFTAGDDIWLSHGYARDSAYIAVHQYLGAPYEPYFRAVEEAAAGLGGRPHWGKLHWRDAESLAPAYPKFADFRSVRHRLDPQGVFDSPHLTTLLGP